The following are from one region of the Schistocerca cancellata isolate TAMUIC-IGC-003103 chromosome 11, iqSchCanc2.1, whole genome shotgun sequence genome:
- the LOC126108118 gene encoding zinc finger protein ZFP2-like isoform X9, with protein sequence MDCKGTSWLKKEKNEVYAEPGSLCLEDNLGTSWPNDFIKEDPELNLEVDETDNTVAASLRNASDSLSLIESAGDSCDISYQETLHQGVVDDKLEIDAEKSTDFSMSYNYTKIRTSQEDGLCGTRLSCSIREKEFHKFNCSFCLQSFPSKYRLIMHIFIHIDGVQAPSYVCKSCGEVFPTDDCLKEHLRMSEGDQALSAANSEKPECGDDRENNISLECVREGIVEQAEKKSSSKETKKTLKKSFNDIHNTGNVTKVAEKLERCHDDGILCKSDNANVHTVLNAKRNHKCDVCGKLFTRLRNLKRHSLIHSAKRPHKCDTCGKSFNVLRYLKNHVLIHTGERPYECTLCGKKFLFSDRLNAHELIHTEKRPHECDVCGKSFTRSGILKRHVLIHTGKRPYKCTVCGKSFIRSGHLRLHELIHTGKRPHACDVCGKSFTQSGHLKKHLLIHTGKRPHECGVCGESFTKSSHMKRHIFIHTRTRLFRCTVCGKSFTQSGNLKLHYLIHKVERPHECNVCGKSFTQSSNLKVHELIHTGKRPHKCGVCGKSFIRSCHLKTHLLIHTGKRPHECDVCGKSFTRSCHLKNHLLIHTGKRPHECGVCGKSFINSSNLKVHEIIHTGKRHHECGVCGKSFINSSNLKVHELIHTGKRPHECDVCGKLFVTSSHMKQHILIHTGTRPYRCNVCGKSFTQSGNLKRHELIHTGKRPYKCSVKGK encoded by the exons GTGGCAGCTTCATTAAGAAATGCATCTGATAGTTTAAG TTTAATTGAAAGTGCTGGTGACAGCTGTGACATTTCATATCAAGAAACATTACATCAAGGAGTAGTCGATGACAAGCTGGAGATAGATGCAGAGAAGTCAACAGATTTCAGTATGTCTTATAACTATACCAAAATACGGACTTCGCAAGAAGACGGCTTATGTGGCACGAGATTAAGTTGCAGCATCAGGGAAAAGGAATTCCATAAGTTTAACTGTAGTTTCTGCCTACAGAGCTTCCCTTCAAAATACAGACTCATAATGCATATCTTCATCCACATTGATGGTGTGCAGGCACCTTCATATGTGTGTAAGTCATGTGGTGAGGTATTTCCCACTGATGACTGCCTGAAAGAACATTTGAGAATGAGTGAGGGCGACCAAGCATTATCTGCTGCCAACAGTGAGAAACCTGAATGTGGTGATGACCGTGAAAACAATATCTCCTTGGAGTGCGTACGAGAAGGAATCGTGGAACAGGCTGAGAAGAAATCTTCATCCAAGGAAACCAAGAAAACTTTAAAGAAATCCTTTAATGACATACATAATACAGGTAATGTTACAAAAGTTGCAGAGAAACTCGAAAGATGTCATGACGATGGAATTTTATGTAAAAGTGATAATGCTAATGTCCACACTGTGCTAAATGCAAAGAGAAATCACAAATGTGATGTATGTGGTAAATTGTTTACTCGGTTACGTAATCTTAAGAGACATAGCTTAATACACTCAGCCAAGAGGCCCCACAAATGTGATACTTGTGGCAAATCTTTTAATGTATTGCGTTATCTGAAGAACCACGTCTTAATACACACTGGCGAGAGACCCTACGAATGTACTCTGTgtggaaaaaaatttcttttttctgaccgTCTCAATGCACATGAATTAATACACACAGAAAAGAGACCCCACGAATGCGATGTTTGTGGAAAATCGTTTACTCGGTCGGGCATTCTCAAGAGGCATGTATTAATACACACTGGTAAGAGACCCTACAAATGCACTGTTTGTGGAAAATCTTTTATACGGTCTGGCCATCTCAGGTTACACGAATTAATACACACAGGAAAGAGACCCCACGCATGTGATGTTTGTGGAAAATCGTTTACTCAGTCGGGCCATCTCAAGAAACATTTGTTAATACACACTGGAAAGAGACCCCATGAATGCGGTGTTTGTGGAGAATCGTTTACTAAGTCAAGCCATATGAAGAGGCACATTTTCATACACACTCGTACGAGACTTTTCAGATGTACTGTTTGTGGAAAATCTTTTACTCAGTCCGGCAATCTCAAGTTACATTATTTAATACACAAAGTAGAGAGACCCCACGAATGCAATGTTTGTGGAAAATCGTTTACTCAGTCGAGCAATCTCAAGGTACACGAATTAATACACACTGGTAAGAGACCCCACAAATGCGGTGTTTGTGGAAAATCGTTTATTCGATCGTGCCATCTCAAGACGCACTTGTTAATACACACTGGAAAGAGACCCCACGAATGCGATGTTTGTGGAAAATCGTTTACTCGGTCGTGCCATCTCAAGAATCACTTGTTAATACACACTGGAAAGAGACCCCATGAATGCGGTGTTTGTGGAAAATCGTTCATTAATTCGAGCAATCTGAAGGTACACGAAATAATACACACTGGTAAGAGACACCACGAATGCGGTGTTTGTGGAAAATCGTTCATTAATTCGAGCAATCTGAAGGTACACGAACTAATACACACTGGTAAGAGACCCCACGAATGTGATGTTTGTGGAAAATTGTTTGTTACGTCGAGCCATATGAAGCAGCATATTTTAATACACACTGGTACGAGACCTTACAGATGTAATGTTTGTGGAAAATCTTTTACTCAGTCTGGCAATCTGAAGAGACACGAATTAATACACACTGGAAAGAGACCTTACAAATGTAGTGTTAAAGGTAAATAG